One region of Paraburkholderia acidiphila genomic DNA includes:
- the speB gene encoding agmatinase, with protein MERQFNQPLGGNEMPRFGGIATMMRLPQAETTEGLDVCFVGVPLDIGTSNRSGARFGPRQIRSESVLLRPYNMATRAAPFDSLQVADIGDVATNPYDLKDSIRLIEAAYDRIVETGCRPITLGGDHTIAWPILRALHKKYGKVAVVHIDAHADVNDTMFGEKIAHGTPFRRAVEDGLLQCDKVTQIGLRGTGYHAEDFDWCRKQGFTVVQAEACWNRSLAPLMEEVRARVGDTPVYLSFDIDGLDPAFAPGTGTPEVGGLTVQQGLEIVRGMKGLNVVGADLVEVSPPYDQAGTTALVGANLAFEMLCIMPGVAYR; from the coding sequence ATGGAGCGCCAGTTCAACCAGCCGCTGGGCGGCAACGAGATGCCGCGTTTCGGCGGCATCGCCACCATGATGCGCCTGCCGCAGGCCGAGACCACCGAGGGCCTCGACGTCTGCTTCGTGGGCGTGCCGCTCGATATCGGCACCTCGAACCGCTCCGGCGCGCGCTTCGGGCCGCGCCAGATCCGCTCGGAATCGGTGCTGCTGCGGCCGTACAACATGGCCACGCGCGCGGCGCCGTTCGATTCGCTGCAGGTGGCCGATATCGGTGACGTCGCAACCAACCCGTACGACCTGAAGGATTCGATTCGTCTGATCGAAGCCGCGTACGACCGCATCGTCGAGACCGGCTGCCGCCCGATCACGCTCGGCGGCGATCACACGATCGCATGGCCGATCCTGCGCGCGCTGCACAAGAAGTACGGCAAGGTCGCCGTCGTTCATATCGACGCGCACGCCGACGTGAACGACACCATGTTCGGCGAAAAGATCGCGCACGGCACGCCGTTTCGCCGCGCCGTCGAAGATGGCCTCCTGCAATGCGACAAGGTCACGCAAATCGGCCTGCGCGGCACCGGCTATCACGCAGAAGATTTCGACTGGTGCCGCAAGCAGGGCTTTACCGTCGTGCAAGCCGAGGCCTGCTGGAACCGCTCGCTTGCGCCGCTCATGGAAGAAGTGCGCGCACGCGTGGGCGACACGCCCGTGTACCTGAGCTTCGATATCGACGGACTCGATCCCGCTTTCGCGCCCGGCACCGGCACGCCCGAAGTGGGCGGGCTCACCGTGCAGCAGGGCCTCGAAATCGTGCGCGGCATGAAGGGGCTCAACGTGGTGGGCGCCGATCTTGTCGAAGTCTCGCCGCCGTACGACCAAGCGGGCACGACCGCGCTCGTGGGCGCGAATCTCGCCTTTGAAATGCTTTGCATCATGCCCGGCGTGGCTTACCGCTAG
- a CDS encoding coniferyl aldehyde dehydrogenase: protein MSKQFSLPAEATAAQIRAQLDAMKAAQLKEGPPSLAVRRDRIDRAIDLLRSNKDALVEAINADYSCRGKQQTLLADILASIEGLRFNREHLEAWMAQPATAEPFPGVKARVEYQPLGVVGIISPWNFPVVLAFGPLGGAFAAGNRALLKPSELTPQTSELLAELIARYFDSDELTTVLGGAETGAAFSAQPFDHLVFTGSTQVAHHVMRAASDNLVPVTLELGGKSPVLVGNDADLALAAQRVLTVKTFNAGQICLSPDYVLIPATRADAFVQHAKAAVAQMYPTMRENPDYTAMINVRGFERQLALVEDARRNGAEVVNLGPTGEDLSDPAVRKMAPTIVRNANDSMRVMQEEIFGPVLPVVTYETLDEALAYINARPRPLALYHFGNDALEQHEVASRTTSGALVVNDAMTHVFFDSLPFGGVGASGMGHYHGEYGYRTFSHAKPVVVQSAGSESNLLMRAPYLAATEAAVNGMIDA, encoded by the coding sequence ATGTCAAAGCAATTCAGCCTGCCCGCCGAAGCGACAGCCGCGCAGATCCGCGCGCAACTCGATGCCATGAAAGCGGCGCAACTCAAGGAGGGGCCGCCCTCGCTGGCCGTTCGTCGCGACCGTATCGACCGCGCGATCGATCTGCTGCGTTCGAACAAGGACGCGCTGGTCGAAGCGATCAATGCGGACTATAGCTGCCGAGGCAAACAGCAAACGCTGCTGGCCGATATCCTCGCTTCGATCGAAGGCCTGCGCTTCAATCGCGAACATCTCGAAGCATGGATGGCGCAGCCGGCGACGGCCGAGCCGTTTCCGGGCGTCAAGGCCCGCGTCGAGTATCAGCCGCTCGGCGTCGTGGGCATCATCAGTCCGTGGAATTTTCCCGTCGTGCTGGCGTTCGGGCCGCTTGGCGGCGCGTTCGCGGCGGGCAACCGGGCCCTCCTCAAACCCTCGGAACTGACGCCGCAAACATCGGAACTGCTGGCCGAATTGATTGCCCGTTATTTCGACAGCGACGAACTGACCACCGTGCTCGGCGGGGCCGAAACCGGCGCGGCGTTCAGCGCGCAACCGTTCGACCATCTGGTGTTCACGGGCAGCACGCAGGTCGCGCACCATGTGATGCGAGCGGCGTCGGACAATCTGGTGCCCGTGACGCTCGAACTCGGCGGCAAGTCGCCGGTTCTCGTGGGTAACGACGCCGATCTCGCCCTCGCGGCGCAACGCGTTCTCACGGTCAAGACCTTCAACGCGGGTCAGATCTGCCTCTCGCCGGACTATGTGCTGATTCCAGCGACCCGCGCCGATGCCTTCGTGCAGCACGCAAAAGCAGCCGTTGCACAGATGTATCCGACGATGCGCGAGAACCCCGATTACACCGCGATGATCAACGTGCGCGGATTCGAGCGGCAACTGGCGCTCGTCGAGGATGCGCGTCGGAACGGCGCCGAGGTGGTGAATCTCGGACCCACTGGCGAAGACCTCTCCGACCCGGCTGTGCGCAAGATGGCGCCGACGATCGTTCGGAATGCAAACGACTCCATGCGCGTAATGCAGGAGGAAATCTTCGGCCCCGTGCTGCCCGTGGTGACCTACGAAACGCTCGACGAAGCGCTGGCGTATATCAACGCCCGTCCAAGGCCGCTGGCGCTTTATCACTTCGGCAACGACGCCCTGGAACAACACGAGGTGGCGAGCCGGACCACCTCTGGCGCGCTCGTCGTCAACGATGCGATGACCCACGTGTTTTTCGACTCGCTGCCTTTCGGCGGTGTCGGGGCGTCCGGCATGGGCCATTACCACGGCGAATATGGTTACCGCACATTCAGCCATGCGAAACCCGTTGTCGTACAAAGCGCCGGCAGCGAGTCGAATCTCCTGATGCGCGCGCCTTATCTGGCAGCTACCGAAGCCGCCGTCAACGGGATGATCGACGCCTGA
- a CDS encoding LysR family transcriptional regulator, producing the protein MRKNLDYGLLHAMTAFVRVVDAGSFTAASEHMQLTTAQVSRLVSELENRLQTKLLQRTTRRMSVTSAGERYANQCRTILDLVAEAEGEAGGARMAPTGRLRVLCMASFGDRYVVPLVTKYCAQYPAVSVEYSASQYVPNLLAEGVDVSVYLTSSLPDSSLVAQRLGEVHGVLCATPGYLKRHGAPRTVADLAGHACLRLVNPSTTLHWELTDGKTTHSVQPEGPLVADKPEAVVQAACSGLGIALLPGFAAVDRIRSGELVHVLPQWRSPDVGVYVLMPSRKFLEAKTRAWVELLKAELPPALERDVIQITGKSVPKQRRARAATSPRSP; encoded by the coding sequence ATGCGCAAGAATCTCGACTACGGATTGCTGCACGCGATGACCGCCTTCGTGCGTGTGGTGGATGCCGGGAGTTTCACGGCGGCCTCGGAGCACATGCAGCTGACAACGGCGCAGGTCTCGCGGCTCGTATCGGAGCTGGAGAATCGTTTGCAAACGAAGCTGCTGCAGCGAACCACGCGGCGCATGTCGGTCACGAGCGCGGGCGAGCGCTACGCGAATCAGTGCCGCACGATCCTCGATCTGGTGGCGGAAGCAGAAGGGGAGGCGGGCGGCGCTCGCATGGCGCCGACCGGGAGGCTGCGGGTGCTGTGCATGGCGAGCTTCGGCGACCGCTACGTGGTGCCGCTCGTGACGAAGTATTGCGCGCAGTACCCAGCGGTGAGCGTGGAATATAGCGCTTCGCAGTACGTACCGAATCTGCTGGCCGAAGGTGTGGATGTGAGCGTGTATCTCACGAGCAGTCTGCCCGATTCGAGTCTGGTCGCGCAGCGGCTTGGCGAGGTCCACGGCGTGCTATGTGCGACGCCCGGCTACCTCAAGCGGCATGGCGCGCCGAGGACCGTGGCGGATCTCGCTGGACATGCGTGCCTGCGTCTCGTGAATCCGTCGACCACGCTGCATTGGGAACTGACCGACGGCAAGACGACCCATTCGGTGCAACCCGAGGGTCCACTGGTCGCGGACAAGCCCGAAGCGGTCGTGCAGGCGGCGTGCAGCGGCCTGGGCATTGCGCTGCTGCCGGGCTTCGCGGCGGTGGACAGGATACGCAGCGGAGAGCTCGTGCATGTTCTGCCGCAATGGCGCTCGCCCGATGTAGGCGTGTATGTGCTGATGCCTTCGCGGAAGTTTCTCGAAGCCAAGACCCGCGCATGGGTCGAGTTATTGAAAGCGGAATTGCCGCCCGCGCTAGAGCGCGATGTGATTCAAATCACTGGAAAAAGCGTGCCCAAACAGCGGCGTGCGCGTGCTGCGACCTCGCCACGTTCGCCTTGA
- a CDS encoding MFS transporter yields the protein MAIVNSGARLDRLPISRFHWKILGLISAGAFLDAFDIYLANGALAAMVKTGFADLRVGSFFLSATFLGMMIGAGLSGYLGDRFGRRFSYQANLAIFGGASFIAAFAPNIYWLILLRFIMGVGLGAELVVAAGTLCEFVPPASRGRWTSLLALITNSGLLAATAVGYWVIPHLGWRYMFAIAGVGAIVVWALRHRMPESPRWLETVGRLEEAERTVTAIEQEVERHTGGALPPVTRVTSHESSAAPFSALFAPGMKGRTFVAALTAIAVNVSLYGFVAWLPAFFVNEGLSITRSLGFVFLMSFGAPMGAVVGFAVADRLGRRRALIASALVSIVLGYFYVQMRDPVAISVMGFALVTALYTVCTLGLFVYIPELFPTTHRLRGTGVAGTCGRAASMCTPYLAVLLYSQFGVSGVVAMVACVLVALCVALLLLRVEASGQTLEAVSAPGLQEAAIKQPESHHAF from the coding sequence ATGGCAATCGTCAATTCCGGCGCCCGGCTCGACCGGCTACCCATCAGCCGGTTTCACTGGAAAATTCTTGGCTTGATCAGCGCGGGCGCATTTCTCGATGCGTTCGACATCTATCTCGCCAATGGCGCATTGGCGGCCATGGTCAAGACCGGTTTCGCCGACCTGCGCGTCGGCTCGTTCTTTTTGTCGGCGACGTTCCTTGGCATGATGATCGGCGCGGGCCTTTCGGGCTACCTCGGCGACCGCTTCGGCCGCCGCTTCTCGTACCAGGCCAACCTCGCCATTTTCGGCGGCGCGTCGTTCATTGCCGCGTTCGCGCCCAATATCTACTGGCTGATCCTGCTGCGCTTCATCATGGGCGTCGGCCTCGGCGCGGAACTCGTGGTCGCCGCCGGCACGCTGTGCGAGTTCGTGCCACCGGCCAGCCGCGGCCGCTGGACGTCGTTGCTCGCGCTCATCACCAATTCGGGTCTGCTCGCGGCCACGGCCGTGGGCTACTGGGTCATTCCTCATCTGGGCTGGCGTTACATGTTCGCGATCGCGGGCGTGGGCGCCATCGTCGTTTGGGCGCTGCGTCATCGCATGCCGGAGTCGCCGCGCTGGCTGGAGACCGTGGGCCGGCTGGAGGAAGCCGAGCGGACGGTAACCGCCATCGAGCAAGAGGTCGAACGGCACACGGGCGGCGCCTTGCCGCCTGTTACCCGGGTGACGAGCCACGAGAGTTCCGCCGCGCCGTTCTCCGCGCTCTTCGCGCCCGGCATGAAAGGGCGGACTTTCGTGGCAGCGCTCACCGCCATTGCGGTGAACGTGTCCCTCTACGGTTTCGTCGCGTGGTTGCCGGCGTTCTTCGTCAATGAGGGGCTGAGCATCACGCGTTCGCTCGGGTTCGTGTTCCTCATGTCGTTCGGCGCACCCATGGGGGCCGTCGTCGGCTTTGCCGTCGCGGACCGTCTAGGCCGTCGCAGGGCGCTGATCGCCAGCGCGCTGGTCTCGATCGTGCTCGGATACTTCTACGTGCAGATGCGCGATCCCGTCGCCATCTCCGTGATGGGGTTCGCGTTGGTGACCGCGCTCTACACGGTCTGCACGCTCGGTCTGTTCGTCTATATCCCGGAGTTGTTTCCGACCACGCACCGTCTGCGCGGCACCGGCGTGGCGGGCACGTGCGGGCGCGCTGCATCGATGTGCACGCCTTATCTCGCCGTCCTGCTCTATTCGCAGTTTGGGGTATCGGGCGTGGTAGCGATGGTCGCGTGCGTGCTGGTGGCGCTGTGCGTCGCGTTGCTTCTCCTTCGGGTCGAGGCGAGCGGCCAGACGCTCGAAGCCGTGTCCGCGCCGGGCCTGCAGGAAGCAGCGATCAAACAACCCGAAAGCCACCATGCATTTTGA
- a CDS encoding aldehyde dehydrogenase family protein, translating into MATNTERQIDGEAFVLPAAMIAGATFCAADREVCSRICNAATGETIGWQEHATAEIVDRAVHAAHDALIAWRHTTPAARGKLLRKIAELLEADRARLAAMQMQVSGKPPFEADLDVSDAIATFTYYAGLCEDASVFAAEPVALPDDALLAERMHEPVGVAALIVPWNFPMVTTAWKLAPALAAGCTVVIKPSELTSPTEHMLAEIVSEAGVPDGVVNVVNGGGEVGAWLTTHPLVDKISFTGSTASGRKVMQAAAQDMKRLTLELGGKSALIVREDADVVQAVSLAVGGAFANAGQMCSATARILVHDNVYRKFMAAFETAVRAVVVAPPQGADVAMGPLISAAQHARVAALVAQGVEAGAQIAFAGQLDPACAEGFFMAPVVIAEPAADNVLWTDEIFGPVACVKSFRSDDEAIALANDTRYGLVATVVTSDEKAARRYKAQLRAGLVWVNTPQLIFPQVCWGGFGLSGIGRELGVAGLRSYQELRHTMGLRA; encoded by the coding sequence ATGGCTACGAATACCGAACGTCAGATCGACGGCGAGGCCTTTGTGCTGCCCGCCGCAATGATTGCGGGCGCAACCTTTTGCGCGGCGGACCGCGAAGTGTGCTCGCGCATCTGCAACGCGGCGACGGGCGAAACTATCGGCTGGCAGGAGCACGCCACGGCCGAGATCGTCGATCGCGCCGTGCACGCCGCGCACGATGCGCTGATCGCCTGGCGCCACACGACGCCCGCCGCGCGCGGCAAGCTGCTGCGCAAGATCGCCGAACTGCTGGAAGCCGACCGCGCACGCCTCGCCGCCATGCAGATGCAGGTGAGCGGCAAGCCGCCGTTCGAAGCGGACCTCGACGTGAGCGACGCCATCGCGACGTTCACCTACTACGCGGGCCTGTGCGAAGACGCGTCGGTGTTCGCCGCCGAACCGGTCGCGCTGCCGGACGATGCGCTGCTGGCCGAACGCATGCACGAACCGGTTGGCGTCGCGGCGCTGATCGTGCCGTGGAACTTCCCGATGGTCACGACCGCATGGAAACTCGCGCCGGCGCTGGCCGCGGGCTGCACGGTCGTCATCAAGCCTTCGGAACTCACCTCGCCCACCGAGCACATGCTCGCCGAGATTGTGAGCGAAGCGGGCGTGCCCGATGGCGTCGTGAATGTGGTCAACGGCGGCGGCGAAGTCGGCGCATGGCTGACGACGCATCCGCTCGTCGACAAGATCTCGTTCACCGGCAGCACGGCGTCGGGCCGCAAGGTCATGCAGGCCGCCGCGCAGGACATGAAGCGCCTCACGCTCGAACTGGGCGGCAAGTCCGCGCTGATCGTGCGCGAAGATGCCGACGTGGTGCAAGCCGTCTCGCTCGCGGTGGGTGGCGCGTTTGCCAACGCAGGGCAGATGTGCTCGGCAACGGCGCGCATTCTCGTGCACGACAATGTGTATCGCAAGTTCATGGCCGCCTTCGAAACAGCGGTGCGAGCCGTGGTCGTCGCGCCGCCGCAGGGTGCCGACGTGGCGATGGGACCGCTCATCAGCGCCGCGCAGCACGCGCGCGTGGCGGCGCTGGTGGCGCAAGGCGTCGAAGCGGGCGCACAGATCGCGTTCGCGGGTCAGCTCGATCCCGCATGCGCCGAAGGCTTCTTCATGGCGCCCGTCGTCATCGCGGAACCCGCAGCCGACAACGTGCTGTGGACCGACGAGATCTTCGGGCCCGTCGCCTGCGTGAAATCATTCCGTTCGGATGACGAAGCAATCGCCCTCGCCAACGATACGCGCTACGGACTGGTCGCCACGGTCGTGACGAGCGATGAAAAGGCCGCGCGACGTTACAAGGCGCAGCTTCGCGCCGGGCTCGTCTGGGTCAACACCCCGCAACTGATCTTTCCGCAAGTGTGCTGGGGCGGCTTCGGCCTGAGCGGCATTGGCCGCGAGCTGGGTGTTGCGGGTTTGCGCAGTTATCAGGAATTGCGTCATACGATGGGGCTGCGCGCCTGA
- a CDS encoding acetolactate synthase large subunit, with translation MNGAESLLRSLVASGVDMCFGNPGTSEMHFVAALDSVEGMRPILGLFEGVVTGAADGYGRMAGKPAATLLHLGPGLANGLANLHNARRASSPVVNIVGDHASTHARYEAPLTSDIKGFARPVSSWIHSSSSALTVGADAARAVQASMADGGQIATLILPADTAWSQADGVAAPLPVQAPALVSDGTIERIAALAQSGVRTAFLLRGQALQERGLRAAGKIAAKTGARLLCDTFAPRVARGAGREVVERLPYFAEQVVEFLAGTELIVLVGAQPPVSFFAYPDKPSWLTPEGCRIAVLSHPHEDGPGALEALVEALGAQHAIARINARTAVEFSPEGALDGESIMRSVAKHLPDNAIITEESSLAMAYSGLLETAAPHDLLALTGGAIGCLMPVSIGASVACPERKVVNLQGDGSAMYTLQSLWTQAREKLDVVTVIYANRGYKILANELKRVGARTDGAHAASMFDLQDPSLDWVALAQGMGVEAVRTESRADFDAAFAAAMKRRGPMLIEAVI, from the coding sequence ATGAATGGCGCTGAAAGTCTGTTGCGTTCGCTGGTCGCAAGTGGTGTGGACATGTGTTTCGGGAACCCCGGCACGTCGGAGATGCATTTCGTGGCGGCACTCGATTCGGTCGAAGGCATGCGGCCGATACTCGGCCTTTTCGAGGGCGTTGTCACCGGCGCCGCCGACGGCTACGGCCGTATGGCCGGCAAGCCCGCCGCCACGCTGCTCCACCTCGGGCCGGGCCTCGCCAACGGACTCGCCAACCTTCACAACGCCCGCCGCGCGTCGAGCCCGGTCGTCAACATCGTCGGCGATCATGCGTCGACGCATGCGCGCTACGAAGCACCGCTCACTTCCGATATCAAGGGCTTTGCGCGTCCGGTTTCGAGCTGGATCCACTCGTCGAGCAGTGCATTGACGGTTGGGGCCGACGCCGCGCGCGCCGTGCAGGCCTCCATGGCCGACGGCGGCCAGATCGCCACGCTGATCCTGCCCGCCGACACGGCCTGGTCGCAAGCCGATGGCGTGGCGGCACCGCTGCCCGTGCAGGCGCCCGCGCTCGTGAGCGACGGCACCATCGAGCGGATTGCGGCACTCGCCCAGAGCGGCGTGCGCACCGCCTTCCTGCTTCGAGGCCAGGCATTGCAGGAGCGCGGCCTGCGCGCCGCCGGCAAGATCGCCGCGAAAACGGGTGCCCGCTTGCTGTGCGACACATTCGCGCCGCGCGTGGCGCGCGGCGCCGGGCGTGAGGTGGTCGAGCGTCTGCCCTATTTCGCCGAACAGGTGGTTGAATTCCTGGCCGGCACCGAGTTGATCGTGCTGGTCGGCGCGCAGCCGCCGGTGAGCTTCTTCGCCTACCCGGACAAGCCGAGCTGGCTCACGCCGGAGGGCTGCCGCATCGCCGTGCTTTCGCATCCGCACGAAGACGGCCCGGGCGCGCTCGAAGCGCTTGTCGAGGCGCTCGGCGCCCAGCATGCCATCGCCCGAATCAACGCCCGCACGGCCGTCGAGTTTTCGCCCGAGGGCGCGCTCGATGGCGAATCGATCATGCGCAGCGTCGCGAAGCATCTGCCCGACAACGCCATCATCACCGAAGAGTCGTCGCTCGCGATGGCGTACTCGGGCCTGCTCGAAACCGCGGCTCCGCATGACCTGCTGGCGCTCACCGGCGGCGCAATCGGCTGCCTGATGCCCGTTTCGATCGGCGCGAGCGTGGCGTGCCCGGAGCGCAAAGTTGTCAACCTTCAGGGCGACGGCAGCGCCATGTACACGCTTCAGTCACTCTGGACGCAAGCGCGGGAAAAGCTCGACGTCGTGACGGTCATCTACGCGAACCGCGGCTACAAGATCCTCGCGAACGAACTCAAGCGAGTGGGCGCGCGCACGGACGGCGCGCACGCCGCTTCCATGTTCGATCTGCAGGATCCGTCGCTCGACTGGGTTGCATTGGCACAAGGCATGGGCGTGGAAGCCGTACGCACCGAGTCGCGTGCGGATTTCGACGCCGCGTTCGCCGCGGCGATGAAGCGCCGCGGCCCTATGCTGATCGAAGCCGTGATCTAG
- a CDS encoding DUF2946 domain-containing protein, translating into MRRFHLRLGSLLGTLALLMATLAPVVSHLLSAQAMQMAPGTVERAPCGMPSMARHVHGASGEAGTHATPGDMQDCGYCSFFAHLPVVSGVPVALFVVGKLVQARIEAQFESVRLAAPASHIHARAPPLS; encoded by the coding sequence GTGCGCCGATTCCATCTCAGGCTGGGCAGTCTACTGGGGACGCTTGCGCTCCTCATGGCGACGCTCGCGCCTGTGGTATCGCACCTGCTTTCCGCCCAGGCCATGCAGATGGCGCCAGGCACCGTGGAACGCGCGCCCTGCGGCATGCCGTCGATGGCGCGCCACGTTCACGGCGCGAGTGGCGAAGCAGGCACACACGCAACGCCGGGCGACATGCAGGACTGCGGCTATTGCAGCTTCTTCGCACACCTGCCCGTCGTCTCCGGCGTACCCGTAGCACTGTTTGTCGTTGGCAAACTCGTGCAGGCCCGCATCGAGGCGCAGTTCGAAAGCGTTCGTCTCGCCGCGCCCGCGAGCCACATCCACGCACGCGCCCCACCCCTGTCCTGA
- a CDS encoding copper resistance protein CopC has translation MKLATLRTAVATVALVAAHLAWAHAYPKHQEPPAGSTAPATLDAVVIDFDDGLEPAFSSIDVTNAQGKSVIREKAKVDANNSKRMSVALNPLTPGKYSVVWVAVAADGHRTTGHYSFDVK, from the coding sequence ATGAAACTCGCTACATTGCGCACGGCTGTCGCCACGGTCGCGCTGGTCGCCGCACACCTCGCCTGGGCCCACGCTTATCCGAAACATCAGGAACCGCCTGCCGGGTCGACAGCGCCGGCCACGCTCGACGCCGTTGTGATCGACTTCGACGATGGGCTCGAACCCGCGTTCAGTTCCATCGACGTCACCAACGCGCAAGGCAAGTCCGTTATTCGCGAGAAGGCCAAGGTCGATGCGAACAACAGCAAGCGCATGTCGGTCGCGCTGAATCCGTTGACGCCTGGAAAGTATTCGGTGGTGTGGGTCGCGGTTGCCGCCGATGGGCACCGCACGACCGGACATTACTCGTTCGACGTGAAGTGA
- a CDS encoding LysR family transcriptional regulator produces the protein MHFDFVDLRLLTALGETANLARAANLCHMSAPAASSRLKNLEDFLGVRLLYRTSQGMIPTPAGECFIRHALLMREQVERLAGDIEQFGSGMTGHIRVWTNTTAITGALPDTLGRFLCEHAHVNVELREAPSDDIVRGVTGNLADIGIVAGNIDAGQLEMLPYQNERLVLVTRPDHSLAQREAVNFAETLDNDFVDLPASSAIHAFVHRAAAALGRALRIRIEVGSFDAACRMIAAGAGIGIVPASVAWKHARVKDIVMVALKDEWAERHLNICVRSVAELPLFTRELVAMLAADVVDSTRRV, from the coding sequence ATGCATTTTGATTTCGTCGATCTGCGCTTGCTCACGGCGCTTGGCGAGACAGCCAATCTCGCTCGCGCCGCGAACCTCTGTCACATGTCGGCCCCGGCAGCCAGCAGCCGCCTGAAAAATCTCGAGGACTTTCTGGGCGTGCGGCTGTTGTACAGAACCAGCCAGGGCATGATTCCGACGCCGGCGGGCGAGTGCTTTATCCGTCATGCGTTGTTGATGCGCGAACAGGTGGAGCGGCTCGCCGGGGACATCGAACAGTTCGGCAGTGGGATGACCGGCCACATCCGGGTCTGGACCAATACGACGGCCATTACCGGCGCACTGCCCGACACGCTGGGTCGTTTTCTATGCGAGCACGCCCATGTGAACGTCGAACTGCGCGAAGCGCCCAGCGACGATATCGTGCGAGGGGTGACCGGCAACCTCGCGGATATCGGCATCGTCGCCGGCAACATCGATGCGGGCCAGCTCGAGATGCTCCCGTACCAGAACGAAAGACTGGTGCTGGTGACCCGGCCAGATCATTCGCTTGCCCAACGTGAAGCGGTGAACTTCGCCGAAACGCTGGACAACGATTTTGTCGACCTGCCCGCGTCAAGCGCCATTCACGCGTTCGTTCACCGCGCCGCGGCCGCGCTTGGCAGGGCGCTCAGAATACGTATCGAGGTAGGTTCGTTCGACGCGGCATGCCGGATGATCGCCGCCGGCGCGGGCATAGGGATCGTGCCGGCCTCGGTCGCGTGGAAGCATGCACGCGTGAAGGATATCGTCATGGTCGCGCTCAAGGACGAGTGGGCGGAGCGGCACCTGAACATCTGCGTGCGCAGTGTGGCGGAGCTTCCGCTGTTCACTCGCGAACTCGTTGCCATGCTGGCTGCCGATGTCGTGGACTCGACACGGCGCGTGTAG